In Prochlorococcus marinus XMU1404, the sequence AATCTTTATAGCTATAGTTTTCATCTGTATAAATTAAAAAAGTCAACCTAGGGATAAATGATTGTTTATCTAAAAAACTTAAAAGTGAATCAATTTTTTTATCTTTTTTTATAGGAATAGCAGTTCTTAATGGAATTTGATTTATGCCTAATATTTTCAATGACCTTTTATGTGATAATAAATTAGTTGAACAAATAAGATATTTAGATTTAAATTTATCTCCATTTTTAGATATTAATATCCATTCATTATTATTAAAACTCAAATCAACTATTAAAGTTTTAAAATAGAAATCAATTTTCTCCTTTAAATCATAAAAATCTATTATCTTTTTTGATAATTTTCTCATAGAAAATAAAGAAATATAATTAATACCGCAAGTAAATTTAGAATTTTTATTGGCTTCTGAATTAGAAGCCTTACCAAGAGCAACCAACTCTGAGTCATCTACTTTAATAAATTTATTTTCTAATAATTGATCAATATAATTTTTTAGTAAAATATTATTTTTATTATTTAATATATTTAAATTTGGAGCTCCATGGTTTAGTTCCCATTCTTTAAATCTTTTACTTATTCTTGTACTCGCCCTCCCTCCTAGTCCACGACCAACCTCAATTAATGCAATTTTTTTTGTATCGTTACTTTTAAGATACTTTGATGCGAAAACACAGGCAGATATTCCTCCACCTATTATTAATAAGTCGTAGGTAAAGTTATTTTTCATAAATTTTAAATTGATAGTAATTATTTTTCATTTTCCAAAGAAACTATAGACAGAATCAAGTTTTTCTGTAGATGTAAAATCAGTTTCAATAACAGGAGTGATGTTATTATTTTTATAAAAACGAACTAAATCTCTTGTAAATTCATAAAAATCATCTAAAGAATATAAGAATTTTTCAGAAATATGAACCCCTTTCCAAGGACGGAATTTAAACCTTCCTATAAACTGTTTTGAGGGAATTAATAAACTTCCAAATAGATTTAATTTTTCAATTTTTACAGCTTTCTTAAGATATGAAACTTCATTTTGGAGTACTTTAATATCTGTCCCATATTGAAACCAAATTGAATTTATTAATTCCGAAGAAATTTTCTTATCGAAACTTTCTCTTTCTGAATTCACACAATAGTATTTCTTCAAGTATGGATTATAAGCAATACCTAATTTAATTTTAAAATTTTTTTCTTTTTTTAAATTACTTAAAACATTTATTACATCAAAGTTTTTTTTCTTAATTGAACCTGATACAAGAAGAATTTCATAATTTCTATTTGAATCAGACTTTTTTAAAAAATTTAAAAAATCTTGATATGATTTTTCCTGATTTTTAGAGTATTGGTGAAAAAGACTATAATGATAAGTTACATTAAATTCTTGGTAATTTGTGGATATATATTTAATAGTTGAATTAAATAATTCCTTCTTAATTGACCCCTTGCAAGGAATATTGATATCTTTTATTTTATGCAACTTACAGAAATTAAGTTTATTTTCTAATTGAGAAATATTTTTAAATGATAATTCAAACCTTAAATTATTAATCATCAATAAATGCACATAAGTTATTTAAAAATATCTTAACGAAAACATGCATCTGCTACGATTCTTATTTTTGAGAACCTATTTTTTTTCTTACTCTTAATTAAATAACTTGGTGAAATCTCTAATATTGCTTTTATAGAAATCTTATCCTCTGCAGATTTTACAATAACATCATTGAAACATTTCCAGTTCTTAGGAATTACTATCCCAGGCCAGGAGAAATAAAAACCTGCAAAAATCCCTGAAAATAAAAGCAAAAAAGATCTCATATTTAAAATACTTGGTATGTTTAAATAATAGAAATTCACAAAATACACACAAGTTTATTATGAGATAGATTCTTAATTTTTTATTATTTAGGCAAATCATTAAACCACAAAAGATTTTGATGAACTCTAGAGGTTAGAATATCAAAAAGTAATTTTTTTAATATGGCAAGCCAAGATTATTTAATTGCAGTAGCATTAATAGAGCAAAACCTTGTTAGAGCAATGCCTCTTGGAGGAAAAGAAATCAAAGATAATTTAGAAGAACCAGAAAATTTTAAAAAACTTGGAGAAGAGGTTATTTTAAATCTTCTACTAAGAGTTTTTCAAAGGAGTGATGAAGGTGCATTGAAAAGAGCCTCTGAAGATAAAGGATTACTTTTGGTACATATGCATCCAAAAAGGATGCAAAAAGAGCTTCCATTTATCAAATCTGAATGGATAAGAGATGGAGATACACAACAATTCTTGAAATACCTTGGCAATCTTTCCAAAGAAGTATGGACTGCATCATTTGTAAAGTACAAAGGAATTGAATTTACTTCTATCTCAAAGAATGAAGAAATCTAAAATTTATGTATAAATATTTTTTAAAGGATTTGTTTCTTTAATTTATTATTTTCTTTAAATACTTTAAAACATTTTTTACCATTACCAAAATCTATTGAGGAATATTCAATATCATTTTTGATGTGCAAAGCACAATTACCTTCAATACAAATACAAGATTTTATGATTTCTCTGTTAATAACATCATTAACATAAGGTTCTCTCTCTTTTTCCTCATCGAAATGCGGACAAGCAATGCCATCAACTATTCCCAGACAATCCATAATAGTCAATTCTTTAGCAAAAGAATCAGTAATTCCCTTACTAAACCAACAAATAGCTCCAGCACTTACACCACTCATTACAATGCCCTTTTCGTAAGCATTTTGCAAGATTTTATGTAAATTCCATTCTTTCCAAACCGCTAACATACTTTTTGTATTTCCTCCTCCTACATAAATTATGTCCTGTGTTAAAACTTTATCTTCTAAGTTTTCTGTTCTAGAGAAAAAATCAATATGACTTGTTATGCAATCTAGTTTTGAAAAAGCTCTATAAAAATTTAGTTTATACGAACTACTGTCACCAGATGCAGTGGGGATAAAACAAATTTTTGGTCTTTTTTTACTAATTAAAGAAATTATAAATTTTTCTATTTCAAGAGAGCCTAAAGAGCGTCCAAACCCTCCTCCCCCAATTGCGACTATATTTTTACTATGCATTTTAAATAAATTATTTATTAATGAATTTAAGACAAATTACCATTGAAGATCAACTTGAATTAAAGAAGGTTTATTTTGACTCAATACAGTCATTAGATGAAACTATATATACTCAAGAACAAAAAAGGGCTTGGTCAAGCCAAGCTTGGAATAATCTAAATTTTGATAAGTCAATAAATCAAGGAAAAGGATGGCTATTTAGTAAGGAAGGCGAAATTATCGCTTTTGCAATAAGGTACCCCATTAATAGAATTTCTTTATTTTACTGTAAAGGTAAATTTCAGAGAAAAGGCTACGGTTCTCAGTTACTTCAGAAAATAGAAGATGAAGCTAAGAAAGAAGGTTTGGATTATCTTTCAACGGAAGCAAGCATGATAAGTTATCAATTATTTCTTAAGAATGAATGGGAAATTATTCGTAAAGAAAAAATAATTATAAATAACATTTTTTTTGAAAGATATAAAATGATTAAGATTATAAGATTGGATTATTAAATGTCTAAAAAAAGCAAGGGGATAATACTAATTCAAAGAATATTAGTTTGGACTTTATATTTTTTTGCCGGGTTTATCCTTTATTCAAAAGAAGGTTCTCTATATCCTTTTTTAATTACTTTTTCGAGAATTATTTATCCATTATCTATTTTCTGGCTACAAATAAGAATAAAGAAAAGAACAAATTTCTTACCTATTGATTCAACAATGACAACTTCACATTTGTGGTTTAATTTATTACCCGTTATTGCATCTTTAATTACAGTAATTTTATCCCTAACAAATATTTTCTTATATATCTTAGGAAAATTATTTAACTTTTAAATAGATTATTCTCTGATTGTTTTGAAAATTTTTTTTATAAAAACATAATGTAAAGAAATTTGCCTTTTAATCAAATTTGTATAAATTTTAATTAGTGATATTTAAAATCATGAAAAATATTTTACTAAAGGGAAATATTAATTTTGATAATGAAGAAAAAGAAATAAACGATTATGAATCATTCTCTTTGAAAATCACTGATAGTTTATATAAAAAAGATATTGGTAAATTTCTAGAGACTATTTCTTCTCACTTTATTTAGGTAAAGATATTACTTTTCTAATCTTCAAATTCAGACAGTCTGATAAATAAATAAGTTTTTGAAGGATAATAGGAAATAATATTTTAAATTATCCAATGCAACTATTTCTTGCTGACTGCCAATTCCCAGATATTGAGAATCAAGTTAAGGCCTATCAATTATTTGTTGAAACATGGGAAAATGGAGAAATGGCAAAATCAGATAAAACAGACAAATTTGAGATGTTATTTAGAGTTCATGCGCCAGGAGAGGGGAGGGTAGTTTGCTTATGTAAGGCATATAGTGATAAAGAAATATTTGAGCATTTTGCCCCATGGAGAGCGAAATTCGGCATTCATATGGAATTTACGCCCGTAATAAGTTGTCAAAATGTTGTTGATTACCATAAAGATTTGTTCAAAACTTTAGGGTAATAAGCTTAAATCTAAACTTCATCGTGATTAAACCTTTTCCCAATCTTCTTCTTAAAAGAAAAGAAAAAAATTCAACTTCCTCAAAAAGTACGCCTAAGAAAGAAGAAAACGTTAAATCCAAGCCATTAATAATTTTTGGTTTTATCATCTCTTTAACATCTATCTTTTTACTCTTATTAACCATTAACAATAAATTTGGATGATTATTAAGTAATTTGAACCATTACTTGGTAACAAATATGTTCTATTATTAATTTAAAATAACTTTCTATATGGCATTTAACGAAGGAGGAATGGCATCAGGACTTCTAATTATTGCAGTATCAATAGTTTTTGCTGCAGGTTTTGGTTTTTTAATATTGCACTTTGTTCCTGGGACCCCATTTTAAGTAATCCAATTAGATTAAATTCACTAAAATAATCTAAACATTTATAGTTTCTAAATCCTGCATTTGATTATCACCATTATTAAATTTCTTCTTTGTTCTAAAAGCATAAAATAAAGATCCTAAAGCGATAGAACTAGAGGCTAACATTCCTGCTATAAGTATCAAAGCAAAAAGTCCTCCTATTAGACCACCTTTCAATCTAAGCAAGTTTGATTTTATTAGAAGAATTGATAGAAAAATAATAGTAGCTTTAAGAGAAGAAATTTTCAAAAAAGTGAGTGGATAAAAAGGATTTAACAACATTTCTTTATCAGAATATAATTATGATCTATTCTAAAAATAAATTATTAAAATCGCATAAAAAAAGACTCTAATGAGTCTTTTTAAATCTAAATTTAATTTGATGATTTATGCATCAGGATCAAAATTCTTAAGATTTGGTCCTGCGACAAGACCAACAAGGCCAAATAGGACTAAAGAACCAATCCCGAAGCCTGCTGCCCAAGGATTGAAACCACCTAAAGCAAAAGAAGCTAATAAATGCATGATTTTAAAAACATAATATCTCCGAGTAAGCATACAGATTTTTGTGAAAAATATACCTATATTGAGACATTTCTTTGTAATTATGAATATCTTCTTGGTAAATCCCTTTAGTAAGCATCCACAAAATATTTATTGTTTATTTTATTATCTAAGGATAACTACCATTTTGCTGGTGTACTTTAAGACAATTAACACTGTTTTTCCCAATGACTGCAAACTATACCTTTATTTATGATGGAGAATGTCCCTTTTGCAATCATTTTGCAGAGCTCCTAGAAATTAAAAGCAAAATAACTAATATTAAAATTCTTGATGGTCGTAAAAATATACCACTAATTAACTCCCTAATAGATAAAGGTTATGACTTGGATAAAGGTGCTATTCTCCTTAAAAATAATGAGATCTTTCATGGGGCAGAAGCAATAAATACAATCTGTAAACAGATAAATAATCCTTCAAGTAGTTTACTTTTATTGCTTTCTAAAGTATTTAAATCAACCAAACGAACAAAGGTATTATTTCCGTTACTTGTTAGAGCAAGAAGATTTGCATTAATATCAAAAGGTGTGCCAACATCTCTAGTTTGAAAAATAAATAATTTCTTAAAAATTAATAACATATTTATAAGCTTCTGTATAAATAAATGATAATTTATTATTTATTAGCTAAAACTATAAAATAACAAGGAATAATTAATGATAGAAAACTTCAACCCCTTTATTTCATTAGGCGGAAATAACCAGAAAGTTAATCATATGGCTGAGGCTGCACTTGAAATGAATTTAACATGCAATGATTTAAAGAAAGATTTAAATTTAACGGATGGAGATGTAGTTGATATGTTGCAACTTGTTATGGATAGGTTTAAAAATAGTAATTAAGTTAAATCGTTATAAATAAATCATTATATTTCTAAATTTTTAATGAAAACAATACAAATTGAGTTTTCAAAATATGAATCAGTTAATTTTTTATGGTCTGAATTAATAGAG encodes:
- a CDS encoding NAD(P)-binding protein — translated: MKNNFTYDLLIIGGGISACVFASKYLKSNDTKKIALIEVGRGLGGRASTRISKRFKEWELNHGAPNLNILNNKNNILLKNYIDQLLENKFIKVDDSELVALGKASNSEANKNSKFTCGINYISLFSMRKLSKKIIDFYDLKEKIDFYFKTLIVDLSFNNNEWILISKNGDKFKSKYLICSTNLLSHKRSLKILGINQIPLRTAIPIKKDKKIDSLLSFLDKQSFIPRLTFLIYTDENYSYKDFYSKKNRYFYLKKNLEKKYKFERVIFQLQDNKKLGIVVHSKNIDFINSYINEKDEDLFKQKIFANFNKLFEGNSSINQLTCNEKISIMKWRASQPSGRAVPLSFQFSRKHRIGFCGDWFEGEGFGRIEGSILSALLLVEKLKT
- a CDS encoding peptidase E, translated to MHSKNIVAIGGGGFGRSLGSLEIEKFIISLISKKRPKICFIPTASGDSSSYKLNFYRAFSKLDCITSHIDFFSRTENLEDKVLTQDIIYVGGGNTKSMLAVWKEWNLHKILQNAYEKGIVMSGVSAGAICWFSKGITDSFAKELTIMDCLGIVDGIACPHFDEEKEREPYVNDVINREIIKSCICIEGNCALHIKNDIEYSSIDFGNGKKCFKVFKENNKLKKQIL
- a CDS encoding DUF3303 domain-containing protein, which gives rise to MQLFLADCQFPDIENQVKAYQLFVETWENGEMAKSDKTDKFEMLFRVHAPGEGRVVCLCKAYSDKEIFEHFAPWRAKFGIHMEFTPVISCQNVVDYHKDLFKTLG
- a CDS encoding GNAT family N-acetyltransferase; this encodes MNLRQITIEDQLELKKVYFDSIQSLDETIYTQEQKRAWSSQAWNNLNFDKSINQGKGWLFSKEGEIIAFAIRYPINRISLFYCKGKFQRKGYGSQLLQKIEDEAKKEGLDYLSTEASMISYQLFLKNEWEIIRKEKIIINNIFFERYKMIKIIRLDY
- a CDS encoding DCC1-like thiol-disulfide oxidoreductase family protein, which translates into the protein MTANYTFIYDGECPFCNHFAELLEIKSKITNIKILDGRKNIPLINSLIDKGYDLDKGAILLKNNEIFHGAEAINTICKQINNPSSSLLLLLSKVFKSTKRTKVLFPLLVRARRFALISKGVPTSLV